In Luteitalea sp. TBR-22, one genomic interval encodes:
- a CDS encoding metal-dependent hydrolase, translated as MDPVSHLLLARMVAALRPARALPRGVVAATVLGGLAPDVDAALMAVGWDVYLRWHELGTHSLAGSPLVALLTAGVVRTWAPQASLGALAFGAWLGVLSHVFFDVYSGAGIRLLWPLSERVMTAPVVAMADPLAIAVLVVGAVALWVWPRVPRTAATLVLVLLALLSGVKLVTRARATAAYEAAAASAGPAPTRVAVEAVWGSWRAWSFVDRLADGTLRAWQADGVVPGARLRFSQPPATDAPFARASLADFATARNFVPVHPFAFATVRDDDAGHVVFWSDARFCWTPSEQADAQDDVPHQDVRPARGPLRCALWFGGSYDAQGRPYEALIWLGGHLQRRSPQRWGIGL; from the coding sequence CGTGCCCTGCCGCGTGGCGTGGTCGCCGCCACCGTCCTGGGTGGCCTGGCTCCCGACGTCGACGCCGCGTTGATGGCCGTCGGCTGGGACGTCTACCTCCGCTGGCACGAGCTGGGCACCCACTCGCTCGCCGGCAGCCCACTGGTGGCACTGCTGACGGCCGGCGTGGTGAGGACATGGGCGCCGCAGGCGTCACTCGGCGCCCTGGCATTCGGCGCCTGGCTCGGCGTCCTCAGTCATGTGTTCTTCGATGTCTACTCGGGCGCCGGCATCCGCCTGTTGTGGCCCCTGTCGGAACGGGTGATGACCGCACCGGTGGTGGCGATGGCCGACCCGCTCGCGATCGCGGTGCTCGTCGTCGGCGCCGTCGCGCTGTGGGTGTGGCCTCGCGTGCCGCGCACCGCGGCGACGCTCGTGCTGGTCCTGCTGGCGCTGCTGAGTGGCGTGAAGCTGGTGACGCGGGCGCGGGCCACGGCAGCCTACGAGGCGGCGGCCGCCAGCGCCGGCCCGGCACCGACGCGGGTGGCGGTGGAAGCCGTGTGGGGGTCCTGGCGCGCGTGGTCGTTCGTCGACCGGCTCGCCGACGGCACGCTGCGCGCGTGGCAGGCCGACGGCGTGGTCCCCGGCGCGCGCCTGCGCTTCAGCCAGCCACCGGCGACCGACGCGCCGTTTGCCCGCGCCTCGCTCGCCGACTTCGCCACGGCGCGCAACTTCGTGCCCGTGCACCCCTTCGCGTTCGCGACGGTCCGCGACGACGACGCGGGGCACGTGGTGTTCTGGTCCGATGCGCGCTTCTGCTGGACGCCCTCCGAGCAGGCCGACGCGCAGGACGACGTGCCGCACCAGGACGTCAGGCCTGCACGGGGCCCGCTGCGTTGCGCGCTGTGGTTCGGCGGCTCCTACGATGCGCAGGGCCGCCCATACGAGGCCCTCATCTGGCTCGGCGGACACCTGCAGCGGCGATCCCCGCAGCGCTGGGGGATTGGGTTATGA
- a CDS encoding DUF2062 domain-containing protein, whose product MTTAPLAGSARALSRATRLQRAIHALRTEGDTRGRESLAIGLGLMIGCTPFWGVHFGLCWLLGRMLRLNRLKMYLAANVINPLIVPPLFYAEVQAGALVRRGHFLSLSWDMLSADRIWAFGADLVVGSVVVGVIVGLAGGIVTWAARRPATDPFFQLLVRRASDRYLDSGITAWEFARGKLSGDPVYAAALSIAFPAATGTLLDIGCGQGLTLALVAEAQQTAREGAWDTSRPDPPQFDRLVGVELRPRIARIAARALEHEAEVVSADAREAGLPGADVVLLFDVLHMLPDDGQRALLRAVHAALGPTGRVLVREADASAGWRYRMVRLGNRLKALVTGSWRQRFLFRTSADWRRVLHEEGFVPHVEPMGSGTPFANVLITAGVRERR is encoded by the coding sequence ATGACCACGGCTCCGTTGGCTGGCAGCGCCCGCGCGCTGTCACGCGCCACCCGCCTGCAGCGCGCCATCCACGCGCTCAGGACCGAGGGCGACACCCGCGGTCGCGAGTCCCTCGCGATCGGGCTCGGGCTCATGATCGGCTGCACGCCGTTCTGGGGCGTGCACTTCGGCCTCTGCTGGCTGCTGGGCAGGATGCTTCGCCTCAACCGGCTGAAGATGTATCTGGCGGCCAATGTCATCAACCCCCTGATCGTCCCGCCGCTGTTCTACGCCGAGGTGCAGGCCGGCGCCCTCGTCAGGCGGGGCCATTTCCTGTCCCTGTCGTGGGACATGCTCTCGGCCGACCGCATCTGGGCGTTCGGCGCCGACCTTGTGGTCGGCAGCGTGGTCGTCGGAGTGATCGTGGGCCTGGCGGGCGGGATCGTGACATGGGCGGCGCGCCGGCCGGCCACCGATCCGTTCTTCCAGTTGCTCGTACGACGGGCGAGCGACCGCTATCTCGACTCCGGCATCACCGCCTGGGAGTTCGCCAGGGGCAAGCTCTCGGGCGATCCGGTCTACGCGGCGGCGCTGTCGATTGCGTTCCCGGCCGCCACCGGCACGCTGCTCGACATCGGTTGCGGCCAGGGGCTCACCCTGGCGCTGGTGGCCGAGGCGCAGCAGACCGCTCGCGAGGGGGCCTGGGACACGTCGCGGCCCGATCCTCCACAGTTCGACCGGCTCGTCGGCGTCGAGTTGCGGCCCCGCATCGCGCGCATCGCGGCCCGCGCGCTCGAACACGAAGCCGAGGTCGTCAGCGCCGACGCTCGTGAGGCCGGCCTGCCCGGGGCCGACGTGGTGCTGCTGTTCGACGTGCTCCACATGCTGCCCGACGACGGCCAGCGCGCCCTGCTGCGCGCCGTGCACGCCGCGCTGGGGCCCACCGGGCGCGTGCTCGTTCGCGAGGCCGACGCATCTGCCGGCTGGCGCTACCGGATGGTGCGCCTGGGCAACCGCCTCAAGGCGCTGGTCACCGGGAGCTGGCGACAGCGCTTCCTGTTCCGAACGTCAGCGGACTGGCGTCGCGTGCTGCACGAGGAAGGCTTCGTCCCACACGTCGAGCCGATGGGATCCGGGACGCCCTTCGCCAACGTGCTGATCACGGCCGGGGTGCGCGAACGCAGGTGA
- a CDS encoding 3-hydroxyacyl-ACP dehydratase FabZ family protein produces the protein MDYLSLLPHTPPMRLVEEVVSVDPGQQAVARRVTRADDFFFQGHFPGQPVVPAVVLIELLAQTGGLAAGTPRPGEPHQPRALRVAAVDGFRFPAGCGAGVTLEATARVAGRMGGLFKIEGTVTADGTIVARGALTLADVPGRAPAAGA, from the coding sequence GTGGATTACCTCTCGCTGCTGCCTCACACGCCGCCGATGCGCCTGGTCGAGGAGGTCGTCTCGGTCGACCCCGGCCAGCAGGCGGTCGCCCGGCGTGTCACGCGCGCCGACGACTTCTTCTTCCAGGGGCATTTCCCGGGACAGCCGGTGGTGCCGGCGGTGGTCCTGATCGAGTTGCTGGCGCAGACGGGTGGCCTTGCCGCAGGCACGCCGCGTCCTGGCGAGCCGCACCAGCCTCGCGCCCTGCGCGTGGCGGCCGTCGACGGTTTCCGCTTCCCGGCGGGGTGCGGCGCCGGCGTGACGCTGGAAGCCACCGCCAGGGTCGCGGGCCGGATGGGCGGGCTGTTCAAGATCGAAGGCACCGTGACCGCCGACGGCACGATCGTGGCGCGTGGTGCGCTGACGCTGGCCGACGTACCGGGCCGCGCACCGGCGGCAGGGGCCTAG
- a CDS encoding class I adenylate-forming enzyme family protein, whose protein sequence is MTRSSPIAEAFDRVARDRADDVLVMAPGEGRTLTARALDADARALAAALTACGLVRGHLVISSVGNVAAMPALVLACLREGWPLMPVDRSAPPAELTALAARWEAAAVVVHEGIDLRSSGSVSVAMPLPGALIAWTPPTPPEAGRHAPAALLKLTSGSTGEPRATCTEERHLIADVRHIADAMAIGPRSAQLGVIPLSHSYGFSNLVMPLLWQGSPVLLRPQFVPTQVAGDVVAGALETFAGVPFMFEHLARHQALPPLPTLRLVVSAGARLPFETVAAFHTATRLKVRSFYGSSETGGICFDDSEALDPRVPVGRPMGSSRVRLVPDADAPEGAGRVEVSGPNVIDRYAGAHDGPAFEGVYLTGDYARRDADGAYTLAGRVATFVNVAGRKVHPHEVEAALRALPGVNDAVALGVDDPLRGQALGVLVASDAAWDARTIREALAPHLAPYKLPRVVVVTRALPLTDRGKVDRARVARVLADARR, encoded by the coding sequence ATGACCCGTTCCTCCCCCATTGCCGAGGCCTTCGACCGCGTCGCGCGCGATCGTGCCGACGACGTCCTCGTCATGGCACCCGGGGAGGGACGCACGCTCACGGCCCGGGCGCTCGATGCCGACGCCCGCGCCCTCGCCGCGGCACTCACGGCCTGTGGACTGGTGCGCGGCCACCTCGTGATCAGCAGCGTCGGCAACGTCGCCGCGATGCCCGCCCTCGTGCTCGCCTGCCTGCGCGAGGGCTGGCCGTTGATGCCCGTGGACCGCAGCGCGCCACCCGCCGAACTCACCGCACTCGCGGCGCGATGGGAGGCCGCCGCGGTGGTGGTGCACGAGGGCATCGATCTGCGGAGCAGTGGGTCGGTCAGCGTGGCGATGCCGCTGCCAGGTGCGCTCATCGCCTGGACGCCACCGACGCCGCCCGAGGCCGGTCGTCACGCGCCGGCGGCGTTGCTCAAGCTGACGTCTGGAAGCACCGGCGAGCCGCGCGCCACGTGCACCGAAGAACGCCACCTGATCGCCGACGTGCGGCACATCGCCGACGCCATGGCGATCGGGCCCCGCTCGGCGCAGCTGGGCGTGATCCCCCTCTCCCATTCGTACGGATTCAGCAACCTGGTGATGCCCCTGTTGTGGCAGGGATCGCCGGTGCTGCTCCGGCCGCAGTTCGTGCCGACGCAGGTTGCAGGCGACGTCGTGGCCGGGGCGCTCGAGACGTTCGCCGGTGTGCCGTTCATGTTCGAGCACCTGGCGCGCCACCAGGCGCTGCCGCCGCTGCCGACACTGCGACTGGTGGTGTCGGCCGGCGCGCGCCTGCCATTCGAGACCGTCGCGGCCTTTCACACGGCCACGAGGCTGAAGGTGCGGTCCTTCTACGGGTCGAGCGAGACCGGCGGCATCTGCTTCGACGACAGCGAGGCGCTGGACCCGCGCGTGCCGGTGGGACGCCCGATGGGCAGCAGCCGGGTCAGACTGGTGCCCGACGCCGACGCCCCCGAGGGCGCCGGCCGGGTCGAGGTGAGCGGGCCGAACGTGATCGACAGGTACGCTGGCGCGCACGACGGCCCGGCCTTCGAGGGCGTGTACCTGACCGGCGATTACGCGCGCCGCGATGCCGACGGCGCGTACACGCTGGCCGGACGCGTCGCCACGTTCGTCAACGTCGCGGGCCGCAAGGTGCACCCGCACGAGGTCGAGGCGGCCCTCCGGGCGCTGCCGGGGGTGAACGATGCGGTCGCGCTGGGCGTCGACGACCCGCTGCGCGGGCAGGCGCTCGGCGTGCTCGTCGCCAGCGACGCCGCCTGGGACGCGCGCACCATCCGCGAGGCCCTCGCGCCGCACCTCGCGCCCTACAAGCTGCCGCGCGTGGTGGTGGTGACGCGTGCGCTGCCACTCACCGACCGCGGCAAGGTCGACCGCGCGCGCGTCGCGCGCGTGCTTGCCGACGCGCGTCGCTAG
- a CDS encoding OsmC family protein, which translates to MSLKVLDATLGTTYRTTLAVRQHAFAADEPADAGGTDTAPTPVELLLGSLAACTAITLRMYAQRKQWPLDGVDVQVQYTATPVPTMVKVITPRGALDDEQKARLLEIAEKCPVARLLKSGVTSESRLGPVDGVAIG; encoded by the coding sequence ATGAGCCTGAAGGTCCTCGACGCCACCCTCGGCACCACGTACCGGACGACGCTGGCCGTCCGCCAGCACGCCTTCGCGGCCGACGAACCGGCCGACGCGGGCGGCACCGACACCGCGCCGACGCCGGTCGAGCTCCTGCTCGGCAGCCTCGCCGCGTGCACGGCGATCACGCTGCGCATGTACGCGCAGCGCAAGCAGTGGCCCCTCGACGGCGTCGACGTGCAGGTGCAGTACACCGCCACGCCGGTGCCGACCATGGTCAAGGTGATCACGCCGCGCGGCGCGCTCGACGACGAGCAGAAGGCGCGGCTCCTCGAGATTGCCGAGAAGTGCCCGGTGGCCAGGCTGCTGAAGTCCGGCGTCACCAGCGAGTCGCGCCTCGGCCCCGTGGACGGGGTCGCGATCGGCTAG
- a CDS encoding DinB family protein translates to MATSRTAFLIDELHRAFDGDPWHGPSFMTALAGVTQRQAQARPSADVHSIAEIVAHATSWTAEVAHRLGGHPAGDPEDGDWPIPSAIDEAGWAAMQLALANAVARTIEAIAGFPEARWDDRVGDAREASLGTGVTYAQTVSGLVQHFAYHGGQVAVLRKLAG, encoded by the coding sequence ATGGCCACTTCACGCACCGCGTTTCTCATCGACGAGTTGCACCGCGCGTTCGATGGCGACCCCTGGCACGGGCCCTCATTCATGACGGCGCTTGCAGGCGTCACGCAACGGCAGGCCCAGGCGCGCCCCTCGGCGGACGTGCACAGTATTGCCGAGATCGTCGCGCACGCGACCTCCTGGACGGCCGAGGTCGCGCATCGCCTCGGCGGTCACCCCGCCGGCGACCCCGAGGACGGCGACTGGCCCATCCCGTCGGCGATCGACGAGGCCGGCTGGGCAGCGATGCAACTCGCGCTGGCCAACGCCGTCGCCAGGACGATCGAGGCGATCGCCGGCTTCCCCGAGGCCCGGTGGGACGACCGGGTCGGCGACGCGCGAGAGGCCTCGCTGGGCACGGGCGTGACCTACGCGCAGACCGTGTCCGGGCTCGTGCAGCACTTCGCCTACCACGGCGGGCAGGTGGCCGTGCTGCGCAAGCTGGCAGGCTGA
- a CDS encoding gamma-glutamyltransferase produces the protein MSAGPRLGRLVLLGGALAGAWHLGVRAQDDRPLAAVRDAAWAPSGGRIAVSLLDQIWTMTPDGRDPRPFVAWPRGTAPAVERDPAWAPDGRRLAFAADVGDGFDLYVAEEGLAPRRLTIAPGEERQPSWTPDGRLVFAQRVRDQWGLMIVNVDGSAPGLPPQIGTVIDTPADERDPAVSPDGSRVAYVSSQEDDRGADDIWVRALQPDDRPEGRGEPSASRPPDERGWRVTATRGRESAPAWSPDGSRLAYASAADGTGAVWVTPVPTAEALAERRASSGGGDTAILVSRWRSQPAWSPDGRTLLLADLPDELPAYNGNPSRVPAEPPPLFERGRGFTLRTIPAPLPPDAGAQRITGAIAPDATRFGLAFDRTWALLRDLYYQAGASAAAWDLLKLQLRPQAVAARTAAELERVVDDLVARQPLARTPVTSSDALVVSGHRLASEVGARVLAQGGNIVDAAIAVSFALGVVEPDASGIGGDGMALLFLNGMREPVVIDYKDQSPIHATLTNAAIFRDGRLVGDGPAAANIPGMVAGMDHLYRRYGSGRFTWAQLIAPAVELAADGYELDEALPTTLREGRARLDRWPEAARVYLPGGRPPRAGERFANPDYAATLRTIASEGAESFYRGSLARRIAADMEANGGIIGLEDLAQYQVIERAPVSGRYRGLQVFGAPPPVSTGTALIETLQILDHYPRVAGTSGTGSADYLHHAIEAWKARDPLRRVADPALWPVEVAPHLEPAHAATLFGRIDPAHALPFADDTDSGGQGQGDRIGRGTTAFAVGDAAGNVIVITQTLSTWGGNFYVSKGLGFLYNNHLRGYRTVRGAYGQLLPLMRSSSTSAPTLVCEDVNGTLKPRLALGAAGNAWITASVYGIILAHVDGGLGAQAAVEAPRFLVGRDPADPAGTRPRVQIEDRFPAPLLDALASRGHHFQKIGRKGELRYGYASALQFDATTGRLEAGADPRRSHFAVAVKRQ, from the coding sequence ATGTCCGCAGGCCCGCGCCTCGGCCGGCTCGTCCTCCTCGGCGGCGCGCTCGCCGGGGCGTGGCACCTCGGCGTGCGCGCCCAGGACGACCGCCCGCTGGCCGCCGTCCGCGACGCGGCCTGGGCGCCGTCGGGCGGCCGCATCGCCGTCTCCCTGCTCGACCAGATCTGGACGATGACCCCGGACGGGCGCGATCCCCGCCCGTTCGTCGCATGGCCGCGCGGCACGGCGCCCGCCGTCGAGCGCGATCCGGCATGGGCGCCGGACGGGCGCCGCCTCGCCTTCGCCGCCGACGTCGGTGACGGCTTCGACCTCTACGTGGCCGAGGAGGGGCTCGCGCCGCGGCGCCTCACGATCGCCCCCGGCGAGGAGCGCCAGCCGTCCTGGACACCGGACGGCCGGCTGGTGTTCGCCCAGCGCGTGCGCGATCAGTGGGGCCTGATGATCGTCAACGTCGACGGCTCGGCCCCCGGCCTGCCGCCGCAGATCGGCACGGTGATCGATACGCCCGCCGACGAGCGCGACCCGGCCGTGTCGCCCGACGGGTCACGTGTCGCCTACGTGTCGAGCCAGGAGGACGATCGCGGCGCCGACGACATCTGGGTGCGCGCGCTGCAGCCCGACGACCGGCCGGAGGGGCGCGGGGAGCCGTCAGCGTCGCGGCCGCCCGACGAGCGCGGCTGGCGCGTGACCGCCACGCGGGGCCGCGAGAGCGCCCCGGCCTGGTCGCCCGACGGCTCGCGGCTGGCGTATGCCTCGGCGGCCGACGGCACCGGCGCGGTGTGGGTGACCCCGGTCCCCACCGCGGAGGCGCTGGCCGAGCGCCGTGCCTCGAGCGGCGGCGGCGACACGGCGATCCTGGTGTCGCGATGGCGGTCCCAGCCGGCCTGGTCGCCCGACGGCCGCACCCTGCTGCTCGCCGACCTGCCCGACGAGCTGCCGGCCTACAACGGCAATCCCTCGCGGGTGCCCGCCGAGCCGCCGCCGCTGTTCGAGCGCGGGCGGGGCTTCACGCTCCGCACGATCCCTGCACCGTTGCCGCCCGACGCCGGCGCACAGCGCATCACGGGGGCGATCGCGCCCGACGCGACGCGCTTCGGGCTGGCCTTCGATCGCACGTGGGCGCTGCTCCGCGACCTGTACTACCAGGCCGGTGCATCGGCGGCCGCCTGGGACCTGCTGAAACTGCAGTTGCGCCCGCAGGCGGTCGCGGCGCGGACTGCCGCGGAGCTCGAGCGCGTCGTCGACGACCTCGTCGCACGCCAGCCGCTGGCCCGCACGCCGGTCACCTCGTCGGACGCGCTGGTCGTGTCAGGGCATCGCCTGGCCAGCGAGGTCGGCGCGCGCGTGCTCGCGCAGGGCGGCAACATCGTCGACGCGGCGATTGCCGTGTCGTTCGCGCTCGGCGTGGTGGAGCCCGATGCTTCGGGGATCGGCGGCGACGGCATGGCGCTGCTGTTCCTCAACGGCATGCGCGAGCCGGTGGTCATCGACTACAAGGACCAGTCGCCGATCCACGCCACGTTGACCAACGCGGCGATCTTCCGCGATGGGCGGCTGGTCGGCGACGGGCCAGCCGCGGCCAACATCCCCGGCATGGTCGCCGGCATGGACCACCTGTACCGACGCTACGGGTCCGGCCGCTTCACGTGGGCACAACTCATCGCGCCGGCCGTGGAACTCGCCGCCGATGGCTACGAACTCGACGAGGCCCTGCCGACCACGCTGCGGGAAGGCCGCGCGCGGCTCGATCGGTGGCCCGAAGCGGCGCGCGTCTACTTGCCCGGCGGCCGCCCGCCACGCGCCGGGGAGCGGTTCGCCAATCCCGACTACGCCGCCACGCTGCGCACCATCGCGTCGGAAGGCGCCGAGTCCTTCTACCGCGGCAGCCTGGCGCGGCGCATCGCCGCCGACATGGAGGCCAACGGCGGCATCATCGGCCTCGAGGACCTGGCGCAGTACCAGGTCATCGAGCGGGCGCCGGTGTCGGGGCGCTACCGTGGGCTGCAGGTGTTCGGCGCGCCGCCGCCGGTCTCGACCGGCACGGCGCTCATCGAGACGCTGCAGATCCTCGACCACTACCCGCGCGTCGCCGGCACGTCGGGCACCGGGTCGGCCGACTACCTGCACCACGCCATCGAGGCCTGGAAGGCGCGCGACCCGTTGCGCCGGGTGGCGGACCCGGCCCTCTGGCCCGTCGAGGTGGCGCCGCACCTGGAGCCGGCCCATGCCGCGACCCTGTTCGGTCGCATCGATCCGGCGCACGCCCTGCCGTTCGCCGACGACACGGACAGCGGCGGGCAGGGGCAGGGCGATCGCATCGGTCGCGGCACGACCGCGTTCGCCGTCGGCGACGCGGCGGGCAACGTCATCGTGATCACGCAGACACTCTCCACGTGGGGCGGCAACTTCTACGTCTCCAAGGGCCTCGGCTTCCTCTACAACAACCACCTGCGCGGCTACCGCACGGTGCGCGGCGCCTACGGCCAGTTGCTGCCGCTGATGCGCTCGTCGTCGACCAGCGCCCCGACGCTGGTCTGCGAGGACGTCAACGGCACGCTCAAGCCGCGCCTGGCGCTCGGCGCGGCGGGCAATGCGTGGATCACCGCCTCGGTGTACGGCATCATCCTGGCCCACGTCGATGGTGGGCTGGGGGCCCAGGCGGCCGTGGAGGCGCCGCGGTTCCTCGTCGGCCGTGACCCTGCCGATCCTGCCGGGACGCGTCCGCGCGTGCAGATCGAGGATCGTTTCCCGGCGCCGCTGCTCGACGCGCTCGCCTCGCGCGGCCACCACTTCCAGAAGATCGGCCGCAAGGGGGAGTTGCGCTACGGCTACGCGTCGGCATTGCAGTTCGACGCGACCACGGGACGACTCGAAGCCGGCGCCGATCCGCGCCGATCGCACTTCGCCGTCGCCGTGAAGCGTCAGTGA
- a CDS encoding transketolase, translated as MRSTTKAGSGHPSTCASAAEIAAVLFCGEMRYDPKDPHRVDNDRFILSKGHAAPLLYAAWAEVGIVSREATLTLRELTSDLEGHPTPRLPWVDLATGSLGQGLAAGVGCALNARRIGSDYRTYVLMGDGEMAEGSVWEAAQSGQFHQLDSLCAIVDLNGLGQSRATQFGHDTETVAARWRAFGWHAIVLDGHDIGALQAAFAEARATSGKPTVLVARTEKGKGIALMEGKAGWHGKPMSAEQAEAAVAELEAQLVPEGGAGRPEIPMPSGVVTRPDPAAPAVVEAPSYTKGDLVATREAYGTGLAKLGVADARVVALDADVKNSTFTDRFEKVAPERFYQSFIAEQVMAGMAMGLAARGAIPFATTFAAFLTRAADFIRMAGISGVNTKFAGSHCGVSIGEDGGSQMALEDLAMFRAVPGCAVLYPCDAVSAEKLVATAAAHPGMAYIRTSRPKTPVIYDAAESFPVGGSKVLRSSASDAITIVTAGVTVFEALKAADAVAADGIHVRVIDLYSVKPVDAATITAAGRETGLLVTVEDHYAAGGIGDAVCEVASPLGLRVERVAVPGLPRSGTPEELMDVNGLSAAKLAATIRRLVSAR; from the coding sequence GTGCGGAGCACCACCAAGGCCGGTAGCGGTCATCCGAGCACCTGCGCCTCGGCCGCCGAGATCGCCGCCGTGCTGTTCTGCGGCGAGATGCGCTACGACCCGAAGGATCCGCACCGGGTCGACAACGACCGTTTCATCCTCTCGAAGGGGCACGCCGCACCGCTGCTGTACGCCGCGTGGGCGGAGGTGGGCATCGTGTCGCGTGAGGCGACGCTGACGCTTCGCGAGCTGACGAGCGACCTCGAGGGCCATCCGACGCCGCGCCTGCCCTGGGTCGACCTCGCGACCGGCTCGCTCGGGCAGGGCCTGGCGGCCGGCGTCGGGTGCGCGTTGAACGCCCGCCGCATCGGCAGCGACTACCGCACCTACGTGCTGATGGGCGACGGCGAGATGGCCGAGGGCTCGGTGTGGGAGGCGGCGCAGAGTGGCCAGTTCCACCAGCTCGACTCGCTGTGCGCGATCGTCGACCTCAACGGGCTGGGCCAGAGCCGCGCGACGCAGTTCGGTCACGACACCGAGACGGTGGCCGCGCGCTGGCGCGCCTTCGGCTGGCACGCGATCGTCCTCGACGGGCACGACATCGGCGCGCTGCAGGCCGCCTTTGCCGAGGCGCGCGCCACCAGCGGCAAGCCGACCGTGCTCGTCGCGCGCACCGAGAAGGGCAAGGGCATCGCGCTGATGGAAGGCAAGGCCGGCTGGCACGGCAAGCCGATGTCGGCAGAGCAGGCCGAGGCGGCCGTGGCCGAGCTCGAGGCGCAGTTGGTGCCCGAGGGCGGTGCCGGGCGCCCGGAGATTCCGATGCCCTCGGGCGTCGTGACCCGCCCCGATCCCGCGGCGCCGGCGGTCGTGGAGGCCCCGAGCTACACGAAGGGCGACCTGGTGGCGACGCGCGAGGCGTACGGCACCGGCCTGGCGAAGCTGGGCGTCGCGGATGCGCGCGTCGTGGCGCTCGATGCCGACGTCAAGAACTCCACCTTCACCGACCGGTTCGAGAAGGTGGCGCCGGAGCGCTTCTACCAGTCCTTCATCGCCGAGCAGGTGATGGCGGGCATGGCGATGGGCCTGGCGGCGCGCGGCGCGATCCCGTTTGCCACGACCTTTGCCGCGTTCCTGACGCGCGCGGCCGACTTCATCCGCATGGCCGGCATTAGCGGCGTCAACACGAAGTTCGCCGGCAGCCACTGCGGCGTCTCGATCGGCGAGGACGGCGGCTCGCAGATGGCGCTCGAGGACCTGGCGATGTTCCGCGCCGTGCCTGGTTGCGCGGTGCTCTACCCGTGCGACGCGGTCAGCGCCGAGAAGCTGGTCGCGACGGCCGCCGCCCATCCGGGCATGGCCTACATCCGCACCAGCCGGCCGAAGACGCCGGTCATCTACGACGCCGCCGAGTCGTTCCCCGTCGGTGGCTCGAAGGTCCTGCGCTCGTCGGCCTCCGATGCGATCACCATCGTCACCGCCGGCGTCACGGTGTTCGAGGCGCTGAAGGCGGCCGACGCGGTCGCCGCCGACGGCATCCACGTGCGCGTGATCGACCTCTACTCGGTCAAGCCGGTCGACGCCGCGACGATCACCGCGGCGGGCCGCGAGACCGGGCTGTTGGTCACCGTCGAGGATCACTACGCCGCCGGCGGCATCGGCGACGCGGTGTGCGAGGTGGCCTCGCCGCTCGGCCTGCGCGTCGAGCGCGTGGCGGTGCCGGGCCTGCCCCGCAGCGGCACGCCCGAGGAACTGATGGACGTCAACGGCCTCTCGGCCGCGAAGCTGGCGGCCACCATCCGTCGTCTCGTCAGCGCCCGCTGA